The Natrinema versiforme genome segment CAGGCAACTTGGGCGGCATAGCGAGTATCGGAATAATTCTCGAGATACTGACATAGTTTGTCGGAGTCCACCGATGGGTGCCCCTCGAGGGGATTACCAATGAGATCTGAGATCCGAATTGATAGAACAGCGCTGCCAGCGGAGTTGCAAGAACGCGATCAGTGGGTGTGTTGGCGAGAAGAGTCTCGAGATGGGAAGCCAACCAAGATTCCGGTGACACCTGGGAGTGGTGAGTTCGCGTCTTCGACGGATCCAGACACATGGACGTCAGTCGAAACGGCGCTCGAGTACGCCAATTCGAGAGATGCGGATGGCGTCGGATTCGTGTTTACTGACGATGATCCTATCGTTGGTGTGGATCTCGATGACTGCCGAGATCCGGAGACTGAGACCGTCGACGACGTAGCACAGGATATTATCGAGCGGCTTGATTCCTATACGGAGATTTCTCCGTCGGGAACTGGCTTCCATGTGCTCATCGAGGGTGAGCTCCCGGACGGCCGAAATCGACGTGGAAGCATTGAACTGTACGACACAGCCCGGTTTTTCACTATGACCGGAGACACCCTCGAGGAGATGCCCAGTCGTGTTGCTCGTCGGCAGGATGCACTCGAGGCGATTCATCGTGAATACGTCCAAGACAGTGAGAGCGAGCAGAAATCCGAATCAGGCCAACATGAGGTGACTGACGAGCAGGCTTCGACGGGCACAGCAGTCGATACCGACGTTGACCTCGAGGACGAGGAGCTGCTCGAGAAGGCCCGACATGCGTCAAACGGATCAAAGTTCGAGCGGCTCTGGAACGGGAATATCGCCGGGTACGAAAGCCAATCGGAAGCCGATATGGCGCTGTGCTGTCTGCTGGCGTTCTGGACCGGCGGCGACCAGACACGAATGGATCGACTCTTCCGGCAGTCTGGACTGCTCCGGGAGAAGTGGGACGACGTGCACTACGCCGATGGGTCGACATATGGCGAGAAAACCATTGAACGAGCAATTGAGAACACCTCCGACTTCTATGATCCGGACGCTCGAGAGGACTCGAATGATGCGAGTTCCAGTCAGAGCAAGACGTCGACTACTAGTAGTGGTGACGAATCAGTACAGAATCATGCATATCTGGTCGAGAAAAACCGACTGTTGACCAACCGTGTGGACGAACTCGAGGCTGCGCTCGAGCGGAAAAACGAGCGTATCGACACACTCGAAGCAGAAATCGAGCGGCTCACGGCAGAACTTGTAGACCATGATCAAGAGACAGACCGGTCCCGCGAAACGAATGCCGTGGATGGTGGTGCGGACGAGGATGAGTCCGAGACAACGTCTGTGTGGGGCCGGACAAAACGATTGTTCAGGAAAGGATCAAAGTAACGCCGAGACCGCGGCGTAGCGTTTTTCGTCCCTGATAGGGGTGATGGGGTTTCGAGATGCCCCGGAACAACGTATGCATTCTGAGCGACAGTACCAGCGAGACCGTGGTATCGGCCGAGCACCAACCCATCATGATGTGTCGACATTGTCTTGGTCGGATCTTCGCCTGTCCGTCCCGAATACCCGAAATGGCGAATCAATCATCTCGTTCGTCGAGTGCGTCCTCGTCGAACTCACCCACGCGGATGTCGGTGCCGAGTACGTCTCTTCGAATGTCTGGGGCATGAAGTGGACACAGTTCATAGCAGTTGATGACGTCGGCGAGACGTTCCAAAAGCGCCACCATGACGAACGACTCGGGTGGCATGAACAGATGATCAGTCGTCAGGACGTCCGCGAGGAGTTGGTGAATCGCCTCTCGCGGTTATTCTCGCTCGCAACGAACCAGAGCCACAATGCGCCCGTCGACGAACCCGATACATTCGCGGTGAAGGCCTGCCATCAGTTGCAGTGCGAGATGCGACAAAAGTGACTGCTTAACCAACATCCGCCCCTTATGGCGCCGAGTGTTGGTTAACAACTGAGTAGCGTTATTTCCTTTTCCTCGGCACCGATCCCACCGAGGACCGCTCTACAAGAGGTTTTATCAACGCTATACGGACCGAGACACACAGGTAAGTGTACCCAGAGCCAAACTCCCATGACTGGTCTGACAGAGAGTACGATGCATTGTGCGATCACGAACGCTTCAAGAACGAACTGGTATCCCAAGACCGGGACGGCACACGAGATCTCGATACGTATCTCGTCGCCAATTCCAAGTCCAGATAGACTGACCCAAAGACACTTTACTGATTCTCTGTAAACTGTAAATACCTAATAGCCCATGTCACGCACATCAAACCGAACTAACGGAGATGTCATCCGTGACTTCCTCTCGGTTGCGGATCTCCTCGAGGAGCCACAGCTCGCTCAACTGTACGCGTATATCACCCGAGAGGAGGAAGCAACCGTCCAGGAACTGATGGACGGCCTCGACCTCGCGCAGGGCACGGCCTACGCCTACGTCAACCGGTTGGTCGACGCCGGCGTCCTCGAGGTGACAACCGACGAACAACCTCGGACGTACGTTGCTCGCGACATCGATCTGACCGTCACGGCCGCCGATGGTGCTCGCGAATACACGATCACACCGGCGCTCATCGACGCCGTTGGACGGCGGGCCACTGACGGCGACATCGACACGTACATCGACCGGCATGGAATTGCTGGCCTCGCGACGGCGCTCACCTACACCGTCGACCGGGAGCGCGGAGAGGTCACCCACCGGCTGATGGCCCGAGATCTCGATATCTCCGCACTTGCGGCCGAGATCATCCTCCAGGCGCTTCGACCCGTCGTCAACGAGCACTTCGACATTGAGGAGGCAGGCGTGTCGGTCGCGGATATCGAGGGTGTCGACCGGGACATCGCCGGCGACGACGCGTGAGCGCCATCCATATCGCGGATACCGGTCTGTTCGCAGCGATGGGGCAACCTTCGAATCGCCGGTATCGAGTGGTCAAAACGTTCGCTCGCCGAAACGATATTATATTCGTCCTTCCCGAACGCGTCTACGATGAACTGACCGTCAGCGATCCTGATGTAGAGAATCCGCCGATCAACACGGCAATCGACGAGGGATGGGCGCGAGTTGCAGAACCATTGAAGTATACGAACGCGCTGGTATCACGAGCGATGGACGGTGTCCAGCGATACATCGCGAATGCTGATGAGCGCCCTGCTGACGAGATTGAACGCGCGGATCCAGCGCTTGCTGGGGTTGCTGCCCAGGCGTTCGTTGAGGGGGCAGCAGATCATGCCTATATCTATACGACCGATATCCTTGCCGGTGAAGGAACTGAGAGCGTGTTCACCAGTGAGGGTTACGGTGATTCAGTCACGTACGTGAACGGCTTCCGCTTCATTGAGGATCTCTTGGAATAGCGGCGTTCGAGAGAGTCTGTATCGGGACGACTGCAACTCTGGTTCTCAGAGTGCAAAATACGGTACAGCAGGAGTATTCTCTGAAAGACTCTGACGTGCTCGAGTCCGTGAGTTCTGGAAATCCTACGGAATCTGGCCTGAGATGACATCTCAGGACGAGGGGTTACATATCGAGTCGAGAGCCACCCTCAACTGATCTCGAGCAGGCCGCTTGCACTGAGTGTCGGGCGACCGTCTGGCGAATGCATCGCGGCCCCTACGTCGCCGAATACCATACCGGCGCTGTCTGTGGGTACTGCAGTTACGACTACTATTCTTATATATTAGTAAATATAAATATTACATAACTTAATTACGATTGTAATCGGGTCAGTGAGTGTGGTTCGACAGAAACTCCTGACAGCGGTCATGATCGTAGCGCTCGTTGCAACTGGAATGACAGCCTCGGCGGGGGCGATCACGGCGCCGTCGGTCGAGACGACGACCTCGATCAGCGAGTCGACGACGGTGACGGTAACAAACGTCGTCGATGGGGACACAATCGACATCGAATACCAGAATGGTTCGACCGATACCGTTCGACTACTGGGTGTCGACACACCGGAAACGTACGGATCGGTCTCGCCCGGCGAATTCGAGGGCGTGCCGGACACGCAGGCGGGCCGTGAGTGCCTGCAAGCTGCGGGTGAGAACGCAAGTGCGTACGCGACTGACCAACTCGCTGGCCAAACGGTCACGCTGCAATTCGACAGCCAGGCGGACCGACGCGGTGACTACGGTCGTCTGCTCGCGTACGTACAGGTCGATGGTTCGAACTTCAACTACGATCTTGTGGAGCAGGGCCACGCCCGGGTCTACGACAGTACGTTCTCCCAGAGCGATTCGTTCTACAGCGCCGAATCGGCGGCTCAGTCCGCCGAGCGAAACGCCTGGTCGTGTCGGTCGCCGAACGACGCCGGCTCTGGCGAGGACGAGTCGTCGGGTGGGGACGCAAGTGCACTCACTATCGATTGGGTCAACGCGGAAGCGAGTTCCCTCAACGACGAGCGTGTGAAGATTACCAATACCGGCAGTAGTTCGGTCGACCTCGACGGGTTCACGCTCGCCGACGAGGCGGGTTATAGCCACATGTTTGCGGAGCTCACGCTCAGCGCCGGTGATTCGGTATACGTTCATACTGGTAGTGGGACCAACGACGGCGACGACCGCTACATGGGCTACGGGACCGAGATATGGAACGACAATGGTGACACGGCGACGATGCAGACGGCAGCCGGGACGACCGTCGACCAACTCGCGTACTAAAGCGAGCGTAGCAGCTCATTTTTCAGCGGTCTCGCCGGCGGGTCAGGTGGTGACGCCACACTCGATAACGAACGATGAAAGCCCTCGACATGCTTGTGGTTGCTGTCTCCGGAACTGTTCGATGTTTGGATGCCGAAAGAGATGTGCTCTCTCGAACTACCCAGGATATCCGCGCTCGGACACCCACCCAAACCGCACTCGCGTGCATAGTAGTACACAGGCGACCACGCGAACGCGGGCCGTCTCGTCCATTGACCGACCGTCCACGAACTCGAAACGACCAACGAATCACTCTGAGACTGTCAGGAGGCACTCGAGCGTCGTGAGCAGGCTTCGTCCCCCGAGGTGGATAGGCGGGTGCTGGTGAAGGAGACTCGATCTGGGGCCGTGTACGGCGGTTCGTCGGGGATGATAACTGAAGTACGTTCCAAAGCACTCTGACGGGTTTATCGACTCCCGGAGGGGTGAGGAGTTCAACGATGGCTGCAACCAACCAGACAGATGACCATGGCATTGTATAGTTAGATGAACCGCTCGAGGAGTGTCGACATGATCCGATTCCAGCGACGCTCGGTTCGACTGGATCACCGATCGACTGCGCGAGATGTGGCGCATCAGGTGTCCTGATCAATCGCTATGCAGAAATTTAAGCAGAACTGCATTC includes the following:
- a CDS encoding helix-turn-helix domain-containing protein, with the protein product MSRTSNRTNGDVIRDFLSVADLLEEPQLAQLYAYITREEEATVQELMDGLDLAQGTAYAYVNRLVDAGVLEVTTDEQPRTYVARDIDLTVTAADGAREYTITPALIDAVGRRATDGDIDTYIDRHGIAGLATALTYTVDRERGEVTHRLMARDLDISALAAEIILQALRPVVNEHFDIEEAGVSVADIEGVDRDIAGDDA
- a CDS encoding thermonuclease family protein, encoding MTASAGAITAPSVETTTSISESTTVTVTNVVDGDTIDIEYQNGSTDTVRLLGVDTPETYGSVSPGEFEGVPDTQAGRECLQAAGENASAYATDQLAGQTVTLQFDSQADRRGDYGRLLAYVQVDGSNFNYDLVEQGHARVYDSTFSQSDSFYSAESAAQSAERNAWSCRSPNDAGSGEDESSGGDASALTIDWVNAEASSLNDERVKITNTGSSSVDLDGFTLADEAGYSHMFAELTLSAGDSVYVHTGSGTNDGDDRYMGYGTEIWNDNGDTATMQTAAGTTVDQLAY